A window of Auraticoccus monumenti contains these coding sequences:
- the sucB gene encoding 2-oxoglutarate dehydrogenase, E2 component, dihydrolipoamide succinyltransferase has translation MSTSVPLPALGESVTEGTVSRWLKEVGDTVEADEALLEVSTDKVDTEIPSPVAGTLLEIKVAEDETVEVGAVLAIIGDADESPDSDGGSDAGEAEAPSEDASDDGQDDASGAQQTGARTPVSDEEDTQSQQPAQAEQPNDMAEQEQPRPSGSSTGGGGTNVELPALGESVTEGTVSRWLKAVGDTVEADEALLEVSTDKVDTEIPSPVAGTLLEIKVAEDETVEVGAVLAVIGDASQAGSGDDAGDQPEASGGDAGSGTEVEEQADAGDEGGQEPVPAPAEAPTQTAPREAPKQEEPKQEAPKQEAPKAEAPKQEAPKAEAPKPAAPRASGGDADTYVTPLVRKLAAEHGVDLSSLSGTGVGGRIRKQDVLAAAEEAKKAAAAPAEPAPAATPAPAASAPAVEVSEKRGTTEKMSRLRKVIASRMVESLQVSAQLTATVEVDLTAISRLRAKHKVDFARREGAKLSYLPFITKAVAETLKAFPNVNATVDTEAGTISFPSVENIGIAVDTEKGLIVPVIKGAGDLNLAGIAKKITDLADRTRSNKLSPDDLSGGTFTITNYGSTGTLMDTPIINQPQVAILGTGALVKRPVVISSPELGDTIAVRDMMYLSMTYDHRVVDGADAGRFLSAVKARLEAGDFASELA, from the coding sequence ATGTCGACGTCCGTCCCGCTGCCCGCCCTGGGTGAGAGCGTCACCGAAGGCACCGTCTCCCGCTGGCTGAAGGAGGTGGGCGACACCGTCGAGGCCGACGAGGCACTGCTGGAGGTCTCCACCGACAAGGTCGACACCGAGATCCCCTCCCCCGTCGCCGGCACCCTGCTCGAGATCAAGGTCGCCGAGGACGAGACCGTCGAGGTGGGCGCCGTGCTGGCGATCATCGGCGACGCCGACGAGTCCCCGGACTCCGACGGCGGTTCCGACGCCGGTGAGGCCGAGGCCCCCTCCGAGGACGCGTCCGACGACGGCCAGGACGACGCCTCCGGCGCCCAGCAGACCGGTGCCCGCACCCCCGTCTCCGACGAGGAGGACACCCAGTCCCAGCAGCCGGCCCAGGCCGAGCAGCCCAACGACATGGCCGAGCAGGAGCAGCCGCGGCCCAGCGGGTCCTCCACCGGTGGCGGCGGCACGAACGTCGAGCTCCCCGCCCTGGGTGAGAGCGTCACCGAGGGCACCGTCTCCCGCTGGTTGAAGGCCGTGGGTGACACCGTCGAGGCCGACGAGGCACTGCTGGAGGTCTCCACCGACAAGGTCGACACCGAGATCCCCTCCCCCGTCGCCGGCACCCTGCTCGAGATCAAGGTCGCCGAGGACGAGACCGTCGAGGTCGGCGCCGTGCTGGCCGTCATCGGCGACGCCTCCCAGGCGGGCTCCGGTGACGACGCGGGCGACCAGCCCGAGGCCTCCGGCGGCGACGCCGGCTCGGGCACCGAGGTCGAGGAGCAGGCCGACGCCGGTGACGAGGGCGGCCAGGAGCCGGTCCCCGCCCCCGCCGAGGCCCCGACCCAGACCGCGCCCCGCGAGGCCCCGAAGCAGGAGGAGCCGAAGCAGGAGGCACCCAAGCAGGAGGCCCCGAAGGCCGAGGCGCCGAAGCAGGAGGCCCCGAAGGCCGAGGCCCCCAAGCCCGCCGCCCCCCGCGCCAGCGGTGGCGACGCCGACACCTACGTCACCCCGCTGGTCCGCAAGCTGGCCGCCGAGCACGGGGTGGACCTGTCCTCCCTCAGCGGCACCGGCGTCGGCGGCCGGATCCGCAAGCAGGACGTGCTGGCTGCCGCCGAGGAGGCCAAGAAGGCCGCCGCCGCCCCGGCCGAGCCGGCTCCCGCCGCCACCCCGGCCCCGGCGGCCTCCGCCCCGGCCGTCGAGGTCAGCGAGAAGCGTGGCACCACCGAGAAGATGAGCCGGCTGCGCAAGGTCATCGCCTCCCGGATGGTGGAGTCGCTGCAGGTCTCGGCCCAGCTCACCGCCACCGTCGAGGTCGACCTGACCGCGATCTCCCGGCTCCGGGCCAAGCACAAGGTCGACTTCGCCCGCCGCGAGGGCGCGAAGCTGTCCTACCTGCCCTTCATCACCAAGGCGGTGGCGGAGACCCTCAAGGCCTTCCCCAACGTCAACGCCACCGTCGACACCGAGGCCGGCACGATCAGCTTCCCGAGCGTGGAGAACATCGGCATCGCCGTCGACACCGAGAAGGGCCTGATCGTCCCGGTGATCAAGGGTGCGGGCGACCTCAACCTGGCCGGCATCGCCAAGAAGATCACCGACCTGGCCGACCGGACGCGCAGCAACAAGCTGAGCCCCGACGACCTCAGCGGCGGCACCTTCACGATCACCAACTACGGCTCGACCGGGACCCTGATGGACACCCCGATCATCAACCAGCCGCAGGTGGCGATCCTGGGGACCGGCGCGCTGGTCAAGCGCCCCGTCGTGATCAGCAGCCCCGAGCTGGGCGACACCATCGCGGTGCGGGACATGATGTACCTGTCGATGACCTACGACCACCGCGTGGTCGACGGTGCGGACGCGGGTCGCTTCCTGAGCGCGGTCAAGGCTCGGTTGGAGGCCGGCGACTTCGCCTCCGAGCTCGCCTGA
- the lipB gene encoding lipoyl(octanoyl) transferase LipB — protein sequence MIDVQLVGLADTPPTPVEYTEAWELQRRVHAEVAAGTRPPTVLVLEHPSVYTAGRRTEPHERPADGVPVVDVDRGGKITWHGPGQLVGYPIVRLPEAVKVVDYVRRLEEALIRALGDLGLDTGRVRGRSGVWVAADGTRPERKVAAIGIRVAYGTTMHGFSLNVDPDLSMFDTFVPCGITDAGVTSLAAELGVEAAPTLLEAVEAVRPHLEELLSFAAYTSSPDLAEQPPISYGLSVGAR from the coding sequence GTGATCGACGTGCAGCTGGTCGGCCTGGCCGACACCCCGCCCACCCCGGTGGAGTACACCGAGGCGTGGGAGCTCCAGCGGCGGGTGCACGCGGAGGTGGCGGCGGGGACGCGGCCGCCGACGGTGCTGGTGCTGGAGCACCCGTCGGTCTACACCGCCGGGCGACGGACCGAGCCGCACGAGCGTCCCGCCGACGGCGTCCCTGTGGTCGACGTCGACCGCGGCGGCAAGATCACCTGGCACGGGCCCGGCCAGCTGGTCGGCTACCCGATCGTCCGGCTGCCCGAGGCGGTCAAGGTCGTCGACTACGTCCGGCGGCTGGAGGAGGCCCTGATCCGCGCGCTGGGCGACCTCGGGCTGGACACCGGGCGGGTCCGCGGACGCTCCGGGGTCTGGGTGGCCGCGGACGGCACCCGGCCCGAGCGCAAGGTGGCCGCGATCGGCATCCGGGTGGCCTACGGCACCACCATGCACGGCTTCTCCCTCAACGTGGACCCCGACCTGTCCATGTTCGACACCTTCGTGCCCTGCGGCATCACCGACGCCGGCGTCACCTCGCTGGCCGCCGAGCTCGGCGTGGAGGCCGCGCCGACCCTGCTGGAGGCCGTCGAGGCGGTCCGTCCGCACCTGGAGGAGCTGCTCTCCTTCGCGGCCTACACGTCCTCCCCGGACCTGGCCGAGCAGCCCCCGATCAGCTACGGCCTGAGCGTGGGAGCACGCTGA
- a CDS encoding cupin domain-containing protein, translated as MTQQQQTQDPALTEGGVLGSLVDVHPEEFASAHWAQRPLVSRGRDLGGDRLFGSAAVDELISRRGLRTPFLRVAKDGATLPNSSFTAPGGVGASIGDQLDDTALWRHLEGGATLVLQALHRTWDPVGELCSRLAHDLGHPVQANAYITPPQNRGFSDHYDVHDVFVLQVEGSKRWIIHEPVHPDPLRDQPWTDRRAAVEEAARGEAVVDTVLEPGDVLYLPRGWLHAAEAQGAVSIHLTLGVHIWTRFAVAEQLVQAALRSLQDDPAMRATLPLGPLDVAAEVDRVRERLTAALTDADPAPALRRTQRSQTRPAPLGPLAQLATLQDLQDDTAVRLRPALDARLVDATLTSRVTPFPVGAEETDAVERLLTGQVRTVADLGHDLARRLLRAGILVPG; from the coding sequence TTGACCCAGCAGCAGCAGACCCAGGACCCCGCCCTCACCGAGGGCGGGGTCCTGGGCTCCCTGGTCGACGTCCACCCCGAGGAGTTCGCCTCTGCCCACTGGGCGCAGCGTCCCCTGGTCAGCCGGGGTCGCGACCTCGGCGGCGACCGGCTCTTCGGCTCCGCCGCCGTGGACGAGCTGATCTCCCGCCGCGGTCTCCGCACCCCCTTCCTGAGGGTGGCCAAGGACGGCGCCACCCTGCCGAACAGCAGCTTCACCGCACCCGGCGGCGTCGGTGCCTCGATCGGTGACCAGCTCGACGACACCGCCCTGTGGCGCCACCTCGAGGGCGGCGCCACGCTCGTCCTGCAGGCCCTGCACCGGACCTGGGACCCCGTCGGCGAGCTCTGCTCCCGGCTGGCGCACGACCTCGGGCACCCGGTCCAGGCCAACGCCTACATCACCCCGCCGCAGAACCGCGGCTTCAGCGACCACTACGACGTGCACGACGTCTTCGTGCTGCAGGTCGAGGGCAGCAAGCGGTGGATCATCCACGAGCCCGTGCACCCCGACCCGCTGCGCGACCAGCCGTGGACCGACCGCCGGGCCGCGGTCGAGGAGGCGGCCCGCGGCGAGGCGGTGGTCGACACCGTGCTCGAGCCCGGGGACGTGCTGTACCTGCCCCGTGGGTGGTTGCACGCGGCCGAGGCCCAGGGCGCGGTGAGCATCCACCTCACGCTGGGCGTCCACATCTGGACCCGCTTCGCGGTGGCCGAGCAGCTGGTGCAGGCCGCGCTGCGCTCGTTGCAGGACGACCCCGCGATGCGCGCCACGCTCCCCCTCGGGCCGCTGGACGTCGCGGCCGAGGTCGACCGGGTCCGGGAGCGGCTGACCGCCGCCCTCACCGACGCCGACCCGGCCCCCGCGCTGCGCCGGACGCAGCGCAGCCAGACGCGTCCCGCCCCGCTGGGCCCGCTGGCCCAGCTGGCCACCCTGCAGGACCTGCAGGACGACACCGCCGTCCGGCTCCGCCCGGCGCTGGACGCCCGCCTGGTGGACGCCACCCTGACCAGCCGCGTGACCCCGTTCCCGGTCGGTGCCGAGGAGACCGACGCGGTGGAGCGGTTGCTGACCGGCCAGGTGCGCACCGTCGCCGACCTCGGCCACGACCTGGCCCGGCGTCTGCTGCGCGCCGGGATCCTCGTGCCCGGGTGA
- the lipA gene encoding lipoyl synthase has protein sequence MTIAPEGRKLLRLEVRNAAVPIEKKPSWIKTRARMGPEYTALQKLVKDEDLHTVCQEAGCPNIFECWEDREATFLIGGDQCTRRCDFCQIDTGKPADFDAGEPLRVAESVQKMGLRYATVTGVCRDDLPDEGAWLYAETIRKIKELNPGTGVEMLAPDFTGHRHHLESIFATRPEVFAHNVETVPRIFKRIRPGFRYERSLDVLRWSREAGLVTKSNLILGMGETREEVSEALQQLHDAGTEIITITQYLRPSPRHHPIERWVTPAEFDEMGAEALAMGYAGVMSGPLVRSSYRAGRLYRQALEARSGATPHDARTR, from the coding sequence GTGACGATCGCTCCCGAAGGACGCAAGCTGCTCCGCCTCGAGGTACGCAACGCGGCGGTCCCGATCGAGAAGAAGCCGAGCTGGATCAAGACCAGGGCCCGGATGGGGCCGGAGTACACCGCGCTCCAGAAGCTGGTCAAGGACGAGGACCTGCACACCGTCTGCCAGGAGGCCGGCTGCCCCAACATCTTCGAGTGCTGGGAGGACCGCGAGGCCACCTTCCTCATCGGCGGCGACCAGTGCACCCGCCGCTGCGACTTCTGCCAGATCGACACCGGCAAGCCGGCCGACTTCGACGCCGGCGAGCCGCTGCGGGTGGCGGAGTCGGTGCAGAAGATGGGTCTGCGCTACGCCACCGTGACCGGCGTCTGCCGCGACGACCTCCCCGACGAGGGTGCCTGGCTGTACGCCGAGACGATCCGCAAGATCAAGGAGCTCAACCCCGGCACCGGGGTCGAGATGCTGGCCCCCGACTTCACCGGCCACCGCCACCACCTGGAGTCGATCTTCGCCACCCGCCCGGAGGTCTTCGCCCACAACGTCGAGACGGTGCCGCGGATCTTCAAGCGGATCCGTCCGGGGTTCCGCTACGAGCGCTCCCTGGACGTCCTGCGCTGGTCCCGCGAAGCCGGTCTGGTCACCAAGTCCAACCTCATCCTGGGCATGGGCGAGACCCGTGAGGAGGTCTCGGAGGCGCTGCAGCAGCTGCACGACGCCGGCACCGAGATCATCACCATCACCCAGTACCTGCGCCCCAGCCCGCGCCACCACCCGATCGAGCGCTGGGTCACCCCGGCGGAGTTCGACGAGATGGGTGCCGAGGCCCTGGCCATGGGCTACGCCGGCGTGATGAGCGGCCCGCTGGTCCGCTCGTCCTACCGCGCCGGCAGGCTGTACCGTCAGGCCCTCGAGGCCCGTTCCGGGGCCACGCCGCACGACGCACGGACGAGGTGA
- a CDS encoding sucrase ferredoxin, translated as MSEPLLPPCTDGARERDDPMLGTAPPGRRWVLVERSGRWPARGFADTDVEVGVRRAVVRAAQEAGARILLVRRPGRQDGSAPRCWAVLEHEDSGDYRQTWGSWEQDRDLLQITEALRAPGTPGLPPVLLVCAHGLHDTCCAVRGRPVAAALADRWPELVWECSHVGGDRFAANVVVAPDGVYYGGLDAGSAVEVVTDHLAGRVTATHLRGYTTLSIPEQVAVVGALRELGPAGRHDLEVLGHTLPENGTGPGGVQRVRLRSRSHAAEITVELSAERAPAAQLTCRAASPARALVHQVTSVRVDRLP; from the coding sequence GTGAGCGAGCCACTCCTCCCGCCCTGCACCGACGGGGCCCGGGAGCGCGACGACCCGATGCTGGGCACCGCCCCGCCGGGACGCCGCTGGGTCCTGGTCGAGCGCTCCGGTCGCTGGCCCGCCCGGGGCTTCGCCGACACCGACGTCGAGGTCGGCGTCCGCCGGGCCGTGGTCCGCGCCGCCCAGGAGGCCGGCGCCCGCATCCTGCTGGTCCGCCGGCCAGGCCGCCAGGACGGGTCGGCGCCCCGGTGCTGGGCGGTGCTGGAGCACGAGGACTCCGGCGACTACCGCCAGACCTGGGGCTCCTGGGAGCAGGACCGCGACCTGCTGCAGATCACCGAGGCGCTCCGGGCACCCGGGACGCCGGGGCTGCCGCCGGTGCTGCTGGTCTGCGCCCACGGCCTGCACGACACCTGCTGCGCCGTCCGGGGCCGACCGGTGGCCGCCGCGCTGGCCGACCGGTGGCCCGAGCTGGTGTGGGAGTGCAGCCACGTCGGCGGGGACCGGTTCGCCGCCAACGTCGTGGTGGCACCGGACGGCGTCTACTACGGCGGGCTCGACGCCGGGTCGGCGGTGGAGGTGGTCACCGACCACCTGGCCGGACGGGTCACCGCCACGCACCTGCGTGGCTACACCACCCTCTCGATCCCCGAGCAGGTGGCGGTCGTGGGGGCGCTGCGGGAGCTGGGGCCCGCCGGCCGCCACGACCTGGAGGTGCTCGGGCACACCCTCCCCGAGAACGGCACCGGGCCGGGCGGCGTCCAGCGGGTCCGGCTGCGGAGCCGCTCCCACGCGGCCGAGATCACCGTCGAGCTGTCGGCGGAGCGGGCACCGGCGGCCCAGCTGACCTGCCGGGCGGCGTCGCCGGCGCGGGCGCTGGTGCACCAGGTCACCTCGGTGCGGGTGGACCGGCTGCCCTGA
- a CDS encoding BatC protein, protein MTDSTLEPDTEGPADGGAAGTPGVSDGGADGGADSGAEGPADGGAEGTPGVSDGGADGGADSGAEGPADGGAEGTPGVADGGADGGADSSL, encoded by the coding sequence ATGACCGACAGCACCCTTGAGCCCGACACCGAGGGTCCCGCCGACGGCGGTGCCGCCGGCACCCCGGGCGTCTCCGACGGCGGCGCGGACGGCGGTGCCGACTCCGGCGCCGAGGGCCCCGCTGACGGCGGCGCCGAGGGCACCCCGGGCGTCTCCGACGGTGGCGCGGACGGTGGCGCCGACTCCGGCGCCGAGGGCCCCGCTGACGGCGGCGCCGAGGGCACCCCGGGCGTGGCCGACGGCGGTGCCGACGGTGGCGCGGACTCCAGCCTCTGA
- a CDS encoding DUF4191 domain-containing protein, translated as MAKDPDKVAARQLKQAEKARKRASTDPADMGRMRQIREAYRITHEHDPKLPFLLAAAFGIPATLGTVAGILLEQWFALPLLGLMVGLLLTMIVLVQRTKRATYIRYAGQSGSAEVALSMLPKRWISSPVVTATRHQDVVHRTLGPAGIVLIGEGEPGRLRALLASEQKKHENVAYGVPVTTLVMGDRQGQVPLAQLAKHIQKLPKAIEAHQITEVRNRLRALDAVRPKVPMPKGPVPTSMRGARQGLRGR; from the coding sequence ATGGCGAAGGACCCCGACAAGGTCGCGGCCCGACAGCTCAAGCAGGCGGAGAAGGCGCGCAAGCGGGCCAGCACGGACCCGGCCGACATGGGTCGGATGCGGCAGATCCGCGAGGCCTACCGGATCACCCACGAGCACGACCCGAAGCTCCCGTTCCTGCTGGCCGCCGCCTTCGGCATCCCCGCCACCCTCGGCACCGTCGCGGGGATCCTGCTCGAGCAGTGGTTCGCGCTCCCCCTGCTGGGGCTGATGGTCGGCCTGCTGCTGACCATGATCGTGCTGGTGCAGCGCACCAAGCGCGCCACCTACATCCGCTACGCCGGCCAGTCCGGCTCGGCGGAGGTGGCGCTGTCGATGCTGCCGAAGAGGTGGATCTCCTCCCCCGTGGTCACCGCCACCCGCCACCAGGACGTGGTGCACCGCACCCTGGGCCCGGCCGGCATCGTGCTGATCGGCGAGGGCGAGCCCGGACGTCTGCGGGCGCTGCTGGCCAGCGAGCAGAAGAAGCACGAGAACGTCGCCTACGGCGTCCCCGTCACCACGCTGGTGATGGGCGACCGCCAGGGCCAGGTGCCGCTGGCCCAGCTGGCCAAGCACATCCAGAAGCTGCCCAAGGCGATCGAGGCCCACCAGATCACCGAGGTCCGCAACCGCCTCCGCGCCCTGGACGCCGTCCGTCCCAAGGTGCCGATGCCCAAGGGCCCCGTCCCCACCTCCATGCGCGGTGCCCGCCAGGGCCTGCGCGGCCGCTGA
- a CDS encoding RDD family protein, protein MPREGRGSSASWRSRIAAILLDWFACMLISVGVFGDVVLTGDGWPKFMPLTIFFVESAVLSALAGGSFGQLVCRIGIARLDHQPLGFLRAVPRALLVSLALPALIVDGDRRGLHDLVLGTVVVNRR, encoded by the coding sequence ATGCCCCGTGAGGGCCGCGGCTCCTCGGCCAGCTGGCGGTCCCGCATCGCGGCCATCCTGCTGGACTGGTTCGCCTGCATGCTGATCAGCGTCGGCGTCTTCGGCGACGTCGTCCTCACCGGGGACGGTTGGCCGAAGTTCATGCCGCTGACCATCTTCTTCGTCGAGTCCGCGGTGCTGTCGGCCCTGGCCGGCGGCTCCTTCGGCCAGCTGGTCTGCCGGATCGGCATCGCCCGGCTGGACCACCAGCCGCTGGGCTTCCTGCGCGCCGTGCCGCGGGCCCTGCTGGTCAGCCTGGCCCTGCCGGCCCTGATCGTGGACGGCGACCGCCGCGGGCTGCACGACCTGGTGCTGGGCACCGTGGTGGTCAACCGCCGCTGA
- a CDS encoding ABC-F family ATP-binding cassette domain-containing protein produces MNLLNASAISKGYGTRTLLDRVSLGLTAGDVIGVVGRNGDGKSTLLNILTGRDEPDAGAVTRTGTVSIGHLHQADDFAPEASVRDIIVDGQPDHVWAADATMRAIVQQLLAEIDLDAPVARLSGGERRRTALVQLMLAGHDLVVLDEPTNHLDVEAVAWLAEHLRALAARGTAMLVVSHDRWFLDAVCTRIWEVHDGTVDAYEGGYAAYVLARAERARQAASSEERRQNLLRKELAWLRRGPPARTSKPQFRIDAANALIADVPPARDRLQLEQFALSRLGKDVIDLHAVDLTLPPRPGEQQPPRVLLDDLSWSIGPGQRIGLVGVNGAGKSTLLRLMAGEQQPDSGTVKRGRTVQLAHLTQDVTATDPDDRVLDAVSRIRRRTVTAGGREISTTSLLEDFGFTGDKLVTRVGELSGGERRRLQLLRLLLAEPNVLLLDEPTNDLDIDTLNVVEDHLDSWPGTLLVVSHDRYFLERVCDVTYALMGDGRCVLLPGGVDQYLEHRRASSGGSPATGSGTSATTAPTGPSAAERRQAGKDLARIEGQLTKAQQQIERLHAQMGEAASDYPRLAALTTDLQAAEARVAELEESWLEAAEAVG; encoded by the coding sequence CTGAACCTCCTGAACGCGTCGGCGATCAGCAAGGGCTACGGCACCCGCACCCTGCTCGACCGGGTCAGCCTCGGCCTCACCGCCGGGGACGTCATCGGCGTGGTCGGGCGCAACGGCGACGGCAAGTCCACCCTGCTCAACATCCTGACCGGGCGCGACGAGCCGGACGCCGGCGCGGTGACGCGCACCGGCACGGTCTCCATCGGGCACCTGCACCAGGCCGACGACTTCGCCCCCGAGGCCTCGGTCCGCGACATCATCGTCGACGGGCAGCCGGACCACGTCTGGGCCGCCGACGCCACCATGCGGGCGATCGTCCAGCAGCTGCTGGCCGAGATCGACCTCGACGCCCCGGTGGCCCGGCTCAGCGGCGGTGAGCGCCGCCGCACCGCACTGGTGCAGCTGATGCTGGCCGGGCACGACCTGGTGGTGCTCGACGAGCCGACCAACCACCTGGACGTGGAGGCGGTGGCCTGGCTGGCCGAGCACCTCCGCGCCCTGGCCGCCCGCGGCACCGCGATGCTGGTGGTCTCCCACGACCGCTGGTTCCTCGACGCCGTCTGCACCCGGATCTGGGAGGTCCACGACGGCACGGTGGACGCCTACGAGGGCGGGTACGCCGCCTACGTGCTGGCCCGTGCGGAGCGGGCCCGGCAGGCGGCCAGCAGCGAGGAGCGGCGGCAGAACCTGCTGCGCAAGGAGCTGGCCTGGCTGCGGCGCGGGCCGCCGGCGCGGACGTCCAAGCCGCAGTTCCGGATCGACGCCGCCAACGCCCTGATCGCCGACGTGCCGCCCGCCCGGGACCGGCTGCAGCTGGAGCAGTTCGCCCTCAGCCGGCTCGGCAAGGACGTCATCGACCTGCATGCGGTCGACCTGACGCTGCCGCCCCGCCCGGGTGAGCAGCAGCCGCCGCGGGTGCTGCTGGACGACCTGAGCTGGTCCATCGGGCCCGGGCAGCGGATCGGGCTGGTCGGGGTCAACGGCGCCGGCAAGTCGACCCTGCTGCGGCTGATGGCCGGGGAGCAGCAGCCCGACAGCGGCACGGTCAAGCGTGGCCGCACCGTCCAGCTGGCCCACCTCACCCAGGACGTCACCGCCACCGACCCCGACGACCGGGTGCTGGACGCGGTCAGCCGGATCCGCCGGCGCACCGTCACCGCCGGCGGCAGGGAGATCTCCACCACCTCGCTGCTGGAGGACTTCGGCTTCACCGGGGACAAGCTGGTCACCCGGGTCGGTGAGCTCTCCGGCGGGGAGCGGCGACGGCTGCAGCTGCTGCGGCTGCTGCTGGCCGAGCCCAACGTGCTGCTGCTGGACGAGCCCACCAACGACCTGGACATCGACACCCTCAACGTGGTCGAGGACCACCTCGACTCCTGGCCGGGCACGCTGCTGGTGGTCTCCCACGACCGCTACTTCCTGGAGCGGGTCTGCGACGTCACCTACGCGCTGATGGGCGACGGCCGCTGCGTGCTGCTCCCCGGCGGTGTCGACCAGTACCTCGAGCACCGCCGGGCCTCCAGCGGCGGCTCCCCCGCGACCGGCAGCGGGACCTCCGCCACCACGGCTCCGACCGGCCCCAGCGCGGCCGAGCGGCGCCAGGCCGGCAAGGACCTGGCCCGGATCGAGGGCCAGCTCACCAAGGCCCAGCAGCAGATCGAGCGGCTGCACGCCCAGATGGGCGAGGCCGCCAGCGACTACCCGCGGCTGGCCGCGCTGACCACCGATCTGCAGGCCGCCGAGGCCCGCGTGGCCGAGCTCGAGGAGTCCTGGCTGGAGGCCGCCGAGGCGGTCGGCTGA
- the gndA gene encoding NADP-dependent phosphogluconate dehydrogenase, with amino-acid sequence MTEKSPEQQPAQPIANIGVVGLAVMGSNLARNLASREGNVVAVTNRTDAKVDRLIEDHPEAGFVPSYSITDFAASLTTPRTAIVMVKAGRGTDAVIDELCEVFEPGDIIVDGGNALFTDTIRREAAVRAKGINFVGCGISGGEEGALNGPSLMPGGSAAAWQTLGPILESIAAVAQGEPCVTHVGTDGAGHFVKMVHNGIEYADMQLIAESYDLLRRVLGQTPAEAADTFADWNTGDLESYLIEITAEVLRHVDADSGQPLVDVVLDAAGAKGTGSWTVQTALDLGVPVSGIAEAVFARSLSSQTDVRAACRDLPGPSSAPALEDPAGFVEDVRLALYASKVLAYAQGFDEITAGARTYGWDIDRGEVARIWRAGCIIRARFLDRITEAYRDQPDLVSLLVAPVFVEVLEAAQQAWRRVVSVAVAAGVPVPGFAAALAHYDALRSERLPAALIQAQRDFFGAHTYRRIDREGTFHTLWSGDRSEISAEDTH; translated from the coding sequence ATGACCGAGAAGTCCCCTGAGCAGCAGCCTGCCCAGCCCATCGCAAACATCGGCGTCGTCGGGCTGGCGGTGATGGGCTCCAACCTGGCCCGCAACCTCGCCAGCCGCGAGGGCAACGTGGTGGCGGTGACCAACCGCACCGACGCCAAGGTGGACCGCCTGATCGAGGACCACCCCGAGGCCGGGTTCGTGCCGTCCTACTCCATCACCGACTTCGCCGCCTCGCTGACCACCCCGCGCACCGCGATCGTCATGGTCAAGGCCGGCCGCGGCACCGACGCCGTGATCGACGAGCTGTGCGAGGTCTTCGAGCCCGGCGACATCATCGTCGACGGCGGCAACGCCCTGTTCACCGACACCATCCGCCGCGAGGCGGCCGTGCGGGCCAAGGGCATCAACTTCGTCGGCTGCGGCATCTCCGGCGGTGAGGAGGGGGCGCTCAACGGGCCGTCCCTGATGCCCGGTGGCAGCGCCGCGGCCTGGCAGACCCTCGGCCCGATCCTGGAGAGCATCGCCGCGGTGGCCCAGGGCGAGCCCTGCGTCACCCACGTCGGCACCGACGGCGCCGGCCACTTCGTCAAGATGGTGCACAACGGCATCGAGTACGCCGACATGCAGCTCATCGCGGAGTCCTACGACCTGCTCCGCCGGGTGCTGGGCCAGACCCCGGCCGAGGCCGCGGACACCTTCGCGGACTGGAACACCGGGGACCTGGAGTCCTACCTGATCGAGATCACCGCCGAGGTGCTGCGCCACGTCGACGCCGACAGCGGACAGCCGCTGGTCGACGTGGTGCTCGACGCCGCCGGCGCCAAGGGCACCGGCTCCTGGACGGTGCAGACCGCCCTCGACCTCGGCGTCCCGGTCTCCGGCATCGCCGAGGCCGTCTTCGCCCGCAGCCTGTCCTCCCAGACCGACGTCCGCGCCGCCTGCCGCGACCTGCCCGGCCCCTCCTCCGCCCCCGCGCTGGAGGACCCGGCCGGCTTCGTGGAGGACGTCCGGCTCGCGCTCTACGCCTCCAAGGTGCTGGCCTACGCCCAGGGCTTCGACGAGATCACCGCCGGGGCCCGCACCTACGGCTGGGACATCGACCGCGGTGAGGTGGCCCGCATCTGGCGCGCCGGCTGCATCATCCGGGCCCGCTTCCTGGACCGCATCACCGAGGCCTACCGCGACCAGCCCGACCTGGTGTCGCTGCTGGTCGCGCCGGTCTTCGTCGAGGTGCTGGAGGCCGCCCAGCAGGCCTGGCGCCGGGTGGTCTCGGTGGCCGTCGCCGCCGGGGTGCCGGTGCCCGGCTTCGCCGCCGCCCTGGCCCACTACGACGCGCTCCGCTCCGAGCGGCTCCCCGCCGCACTGATCCAGGCCCAGCGCGACTTCTTCGGCGCCCACACCTACCGCCGGATCGACCGCGAGGGCACCTTCCACACCCTCTGGTCCGGCGACCGGTCCGAGATCTCGGCGGAGGACACGCACTGA